Sequence from the Alphaproteobacteria bacterium genome:
AGGGTGATCTGAATAAGATGCGTCGGGGTCGCCGACCCGGTCGAATATGATCCTTGTCGATAGCTCGGTCTGGATCGCGCATCTGCGCGGTCAAACCACACTTGCGACCGTGAAGTTGGAAGCTGTTGCGGCACGCGAACCTCTGCTGATCGGGGATCTTATCTTACTGGAGGTCCTCCAGGGCGCCCGCGACGATGCCCAGGCCGCGCGCGTCGAGCGCAAATTGCGCCAGTATGCGATCGTGCGCCTTTTGGACGATGATTTGGCGTCCCGGGCTGCCCGCAACTATCGCAGACTGCGAAACCTCGGCATCACGGTCCGCAAGACCGCCGACATCATCATCGCCACTTTCTGCATCGAGCGTCGCCATGCTTTACTGCACGATGATCGCGACTTCGCGCCGATGGTCGAGCATCTCGGCCTCGAGGTGGCGTAACGTCTTCGCCTCGCTCGTGTGCCTGCATACCGCCTCACACGACACCGGTCCGATGCCCGCCGGTGCGCCGAGGGCAAATGCGCCGCGCCAGCACTGGCGCCGTCTTATCCCGTAAAGGCCTGGATTCCCGTCTGCGCGCGGCCGAGGATCAGTGCGTGGATGTCGTGCGTTCCTTCGTATGTGTTCACCGCCTCGAGGTTCATGACGTGGCGGATGACGTGATACTCGTCGGCGACACCGTTGCCGCCATGCATATCGCGTGCGATGCGCGCAACCTCGAGCGCCTTGCCGCAGTTGTTGCGCTTGATCAGTGAGACCGCTTCCGGCGCCGCCTTGTGCTCGTCGACCATGCGTCCAACTCGAAGGGCGGCTTGAAGACCGAGCGAGATTTCCGTCTGCATGTCCGCGAGTTTCTTCTGAATGAGCTGATTGGCGGCAAGCGGCCGGCCGAACTGCTTGCGTTCGAGAACGTAGTTGCGCGCGGCGTGCCAACAAAACTCCGCCGCCCCCATCGCACCCCACGCAATGCCGTAGCGTGCGTTATTGAGACAGCCAAACGGTCCCGCGAGTCCCTTCGCGTTTGGCAGCAGATTCTCCTCGGGGACGAGCACGCCGTCCATGACGATCTCGCCGGTGATCGACGCACGGAGGCTGAATTTACCTTCGATCTTGGGGGTGGTGAGGCCCTTCATGTCGCGTTCGAGGATGAACCCGCGGATCACGTCACTATCGTCCTTGGCCCACACCACGAAGACGTCGGCGATGGGCGAATTCGTAATCCACATCTTGGCGCCGGTAAGCTTGTAGCCGGCGGCGACCTTCCGCGCCCGTGTCTTCATCCCTCCGGGGTCGGAGCCATGATCGGGCTCTGTCAGGCCGAATGCCCCGACCCATTCGCCCGCGGCCATCTTGGGCAAGAACTTCTTGCGCTGCGCCTCGCTGCCATAGGCGTGGATCGGGTACATGACCAGGGAGGATTGCACGCTCATGCAAGAGCGGTAACCGCTATCGACTCGTTCTACCTCGCGGGCGATCAGGCCGTAGCAGACATAGCTCACGCCGGCGCAGCCATACCCTTTGATCGTCGAGCCGAGCAGGCCAAGCTCCCCCAGCTCAGGAAAAATCTCTCGATCGAAGCGCTCGTGACGGTTCGCCTCGAGCACGCGCGGCATCAGCTTTTCCTGGCAATAGCTGCGTGCGGTGTCACGCACCATCCGCTCGTCCTCGCTCAGCTGGTCTTCGATCAGGAAGGGATCGTCCCACTGAAATTTGGCCCAGGATTTCGAGGCGGGTTTTTCCGCGGCAGCGAGTTCTGCTGGTGACATGGCGATCTCTCTTCCCAAGTGGCGAGTGGCGGTCTTGCGCCCGAGCCGAGATATATTCCTCGTCAACCCCTCTGTCACGCCGCATCGGCGCGATGGGGCATTCCGGCCTTCACGGGTGTCTTCCGCCGTGCAATCGGCGACCGGTCTCTTTTCACGTCGAGGGTTGCGAATTCCGCCGGTGCGGTGATTTCGAGCATTTCAAGGTCGCGCGACCCGCGCGTCAGTTCATGATGAATTTCCGCCGGCATATGCACGCAGTCGCCGGCACGGAGCACGAATTCTCCCTGGCCGTCATACCAGAACGCGACTTCGCCCTTCAGCACGTAAATGATCTGAAGTCTGAGCTTGTGCTTGTGGGCCCCTGTGCCCTCTTTGCAAGCGCGCACCGCCCGAACAACGTGGGCGCCGACACGACCGCGCGTAGCGTGCTTGATGCCGAGATCGCGGTAGCGGAAGAATGGCCTCAAGCCTTCGCCTCGATAGGTCGCATCCGCGGCGCGGCTTAAACTGAACCGCCCGACCTTTTTCTTAGCTAGCCGGCTTTTGCGGGCTTTGCTTTGCGATTTTGCCGCCATATCCGACCCTCCTGTCGATGGGAAGGAACAGTCTATCGCGCCTTCGGCACCCTGGCGATAACGGGTGAAAGGCGCCAAAAAGACGAATGGCGTGCGCGTTGGGCTATCGCCGGTGTGTGGCGCCAAAAATCATCGCGCGGGTCTAACATTATATTTGCGTTACTTGAGTATAAGGTTGCCGTGGCCCCGTGTATGAAAATTTTGTTGCGCCTTCCCACGTCGCTGAGATAGGGTCGCCGCCGCTGCGAATTGAAAGAATATGTCGAGCGCAGACCGCGCAAGCGACAAAGAGCAAAAAAGATTAATGGCTGGCGTTCTGGGAGTGTCGTGAGGCAGGTGAGCCGGTTGCTTTTGAACTTGCGTTCCTCGAGATTCGCGCCATAGCCTAGTCTCACGCGCATTTTGCGTGCGGCGGCAACGAACGTGTAGGGCAGTGCTGGGCCAACCAGCCGTCCGATGAGGGCAGGTCAGGGAATAAAGGCTTCATGGAGTATTTCCTCCAACAGCTCATCAACGGCGTAACGCTCGGCTCCATCTTCGGTCTGATCGCTATTGGCTACACCATGGTCTACGGAATCTTGGGCATGGTGAACTTCGCCCATGGCGACATCTTCATGATCGGCGGATTCATATCGGTCATCACATTCCTCGTGCTTGGCCTGTTGGGCGTGACATGGGTGCCGTTTGCGCTCGTGTGCATGCTGCTGATGGCGATGATGTTCACCTCGATCTACGGCTGGGCTGTCGAGCGCATCGGTTACCGCGCCTTGCGCAATTCCAATCGACTGGCGCCGCTGATTTCCGCAATTGGCATGTCGATTTTCCTCGAGAACTACGTCCAACTTCTCCAGGGTGCCCGCAATAAGGCGATCACGCCGATGCTCCAAGGTGGGGTCGAGCTGATGACGAGCGATTCGGGCTTCACGGTCCATCTCGGCTATATGCAGATCGTCATCGTCGTCGTCACCGCGGCGCTCATGGCCGGATTTGCACTCATGATCGCGCAGACCTCGTTGGGTCGCCAGCAGCGCGCCTGCGAGCAGGACATGCGAATGGCGCGCCTTCTCGGCGTGGATGTCGACCGCACGATCTCGCTCACCTTCGTAATGGGTGCGGCCCTCGCCGCGGTCGCTGGCATGGTCTGGCTGCTTTATTACGGAATCATCGATTTCTACGTGGGTTTTCTCGCCGGCATCAAAGCGTTCACCGCGGCTGTGCTCGGCGGCGTGGGATCGCTGCCGGGGGCAATGCTAGGCGGATTGCTCATCGGCCTGATCGAGGTCTTTTGGGCGGCATATTTCAGCACGGCGTACAAGGACGTTGCGACCTTCGGAATTCTCGTGTGCGTGCTGATCTTCCGGCCAACCGGGCTCCTCGGCCAGCCCGACATCGAGAAGGTCTGATCGTGGCCACCCAGGCGACCCAGGACATGGCGATGCCGATGCCCAAGCGCCTGGAACGTCCGATGGCGGATATACTCAAGGACGCGGCTATTACGGGGTTCATCGCCTTTGCGCTGGCATTGCCCCTTGTCGGTTTTCAGACCGTCGACCAGGCGAGT
This genomic interval carries:
- a CDS encoding acyl-CoA dehydrogenase; translation: MSPAELAAAEKPASKSWAKFQWDDPFLIEDQLSEDERMVRDTARSYCQEKLMPRVLEANRHERFDREIFPELGELGLLGSTIKGYGCAGVSYVCYGLIAREVERVDSGYRSCMSVQSSLVMYPIHAYGSEAQRKKFLPKMAAGEWVGAFGLTEPDHGSDPGGMKTRARKVAAGYKLTGAKMWITNSPIADVFVVWAKDDSDVIRGFILERDMKGLTTPKIEGKFSLRASITGEIVMDGVLVPEENLLPNAKGLAGPFGCLNNARYGIAWGAMGAAEFCWHAARNYVLERKQFGRPLAANQLIQKKLADMQTEISLGLQAALRVGRMVDEHKAAPEAVSLIKRNNCGKALEVARIARDMHGGNGVADEYHVIRHVMNLEAVNTYEGTHDIHALILGRAQTGIQAFTG
- a CDS encoding cupin domain-containing protein, which produces MAAKSQSKARKSRLAKKKVGRFSLSRAADATYRGEGLRPFFRYRDLGIKHATRGRVGAHVVRAVRACKEGTGAHKHKLRLQIIYVLKGEVAFWYDGQGEFVLRAGDCVHMPAEIHHELTRGSRDLEMLEITAPAEFATLDVKRDRSPIARRKTPVKAGMPHRADAA
- a CDS encoding PIN domain nuclease, with the protein product MILVDSSVWIAHLRGQTTLATVKLEAVAAREPLLIGDLILLEVLQGARDDAQAARVERKLRQYAIVRLLDDDLASRAARNYRRLRNLGITVRKTADIIIATFCIERRHALLHDDRDFAPMVEHLGLEVA
- a CDS encoding branched-chain amino acid ABC transporter permease LivH (LivHMGF is the membrane component of the LIV-I/LS branched-chain amino acid transporter); translation: MEYFLQQLINGVTLGSIFGLIAIGYTMVYGILGMVNFAHGDIFMIGGFISVITFLVLGLLGVTWVPFALVCMLLMAMMFTSIYGWAVERIGYRALRNSNRLAPLISAIGMSIFLENYVQLLQGARNKAITPMLQGGVELMTSDSGFTVHLGYMQIVIVVVTAALMAGFALMIAQTSLGRQQRACEQDMRMARLLGVDVDRTISLTFVMGAALAAVAGMVWLLYYGIIDFYVGFLAGIKAFTAAVLGGVGSLPGAMLGGLLIGLIEVFWAAYFSTAYKDVATFGILVCVLIFRPTGLLGQPDIEKV